The DNA region GTAAAGACGTAACTTAAAGTAGCTAAACTCTCTGATCAGAACGTCTGTTACGTTACCAATGTTCAAATATATAGTTTTATACACTCTTTTCAACACCTCAGACTGGAAAGACATGTATAATTACACAAACTGGCTTTTGTTAGAGAACAAAAGCTCTGGACTTTCTTTAAAGCCCTGATGGTTCTTAGAATTACTGTGAACTCAGCTTTTTCTCCTCTGCCTCATTGCTTTCTCCCCTGAGCTCATACATATTTTTGTCTCCAGGTGAACGTATATGTCCTGGGACGAACATTTTTAGCATTGGCCAAAGAGCTATGCATCAGTGCTCCAGCTATTGGTAAGTGCTTTATATTTGTGGATAATTTTGGATATGGACAGAATCCAGTGCCGTGACTCTTAACATTTTCACGCAAAGCTGTAAAACATTAGGTATTTGGATTCTACGTATTGTACTACCCACATTTGTACCTAGAGGGTGCTGTGTCACTGCAAAACATTCAAGTCATTGGCTTGTATTGGCatcttgctttaaaaaaaaacattaagaaaaCCAAGTAACATAAttcaaatttaatttttaactttattttatcGCCAATTTGTGAATTGTAACTGGTGATCTTTGGCCTTGTGAAGCCAgtatgttgtgttgtgttggtcaGTGACAAGtagacattaaataaaacaaattacatTAGTAAGAGTCGCCTGTAACAAGTGCAGGATGCTCCTATGTCATAGTTTATATcattaattaaaaatcaaataaattaaagttttaacataattaaaataataagctTATGGTAATAAATAAAGATTGCAGAGCTTTTAAAAGTGGGAAATATTTAAAGTTCAGACAAACGTTTcttgtcctgttttttttgtagtttttttcctttttttctccaTGGAAAGGAACATGGACAAATATTCAGTCCAAACTCTCATGCATAGAACACTAGTTCTGGAATCTGTCCCCCCTGCACTCCTGTCCCATTTGTGCTGTCGGCTGAACACTGAAACTGAAACGTAACCTTCCCACACTGCACCTCTGTCATGCCCTCTTGTCCAAAGTAGCTCAGTTCATTGCCATCCAGCACAGCACTGACTGTGTAAAAAGTGTCCGGCTCGACCTGAACTGGGTACTCGAACCACACGGGGAATGTTGAACTTGATCCATCTGAGATAAACGAGGTGATCCTTTGGGCTAGCAGCACTCCTTGTCTTTTTAACTCGATGCGTGCACCATATTCTGCTCGTCCACCGCTGGATCCATAAAGGCAGATCCCAGCTAGGAATATGCGTTTATCAGCCGCAAACTGGACACTATCGCAACGGCCTCTGTAGCGCCATTGGTTGCTTCGGTATGCGGCTGACTGGAATCGGCGACACCGCTGTGGATGGAGCCCCGCTCTTGCCACCAGTGGGAAGTCCAGTGAAGGTTTTTTAGCTGCTGTGAACCACAGAAAGAGGTCTCGCGTCTCCTCCAGAGTCAGTATTTCAGACTGAGCCGGGCCGTTAGCAAACTCCTCCAGGCTCATGGCTGGAAGGCGCAGGAGATAGAGTGCTTTGCCCAGAACCGAGCGCTTGTTGTGGGCTGTGGGGCTCAAGCCCCGCCTCCTGCACTCTGCCTCTGCCCACTTCAGTGCTGCCTGCAGCACCGAAGCCTCTTTGACGTTAAGTGTGTCCCGACACAGGATGCTCTCCATAGTGGAAAGGTCGATTTGGCTGAATCCCTCGCAACGCAGAGCCACCTCAGCCTGAGCGTCAATCACCTCCCAGCACCTCCGGCTCAGCTCGGGCTCGTCAAACACATGACTCTGCCATAGCAGCACACAGGCATTTCTGGCCTCCAGACCTGTCTCCAGAAAGTGCACACATGCCTGAGCCAAAGGAGATACCAGATATTTCTTGGCAGCATAAAGCGTGGCTAGAACTGTATCAGCCTCCAGCTCTATCTCATCACTGTAGAGGTATCTGAAGGGTGGAGGAGTTAAAGAACAAAATCAACATATGTTGTATTACACTTATCAATCCAGACATGTTTTGTGCATGAAGTTTGCCTCCTTAATTTTACTCTAGACATATGAGGCTAATTTTGCTAACATATAGCTTATGTACACaaataaattatgtaaattgCATGCATAAATCATCACACCCTATCCTGAGAGCTCTTAAAGGGACCATATCGTCCCTctccaaataaaaacactttttaggaGAAGGTGAAATCAGTCCtaagtttcattcattcattcattatctgtaacccttatccagttcagggtcgcggtgggtccagagcctacctggaatcattgggcgcaaggcgagaatacaccctggagggggcgccagtccttcacagggcaacacagacacacacacattcactcacacactcacacctacggacactttttgagtcaccaatccacctaccaatgtgtgtgtttttttttttggactgtgggaggaaaccggagcacccggaggaaacccacacggacacagggagaacacaccacactcctcacagacagtcacccggagcgggattcgaacccacaacctccaggcccctggagctgtgtgactgcgacactacctgctgcaccactgtgccgccatcttaagtttcaatggaagtcaatgtaaaaacattttattccaggtaaatttggagcattcctattggtcagTTCATCATGGAATTTTCACAAAACTtggaaggacagctgctgtattcCTGCATTGTTTTACACTAAACTTCACTTGGATTgcaccaaaaacaaacaaaattaagTTTCACATGACCATTTTCCAAAATCTCTACATACCTTATTTAACAAGCTATTTTGGATACTGTGCATTTGATTGGCTGCCCTGCAGTTTGCCACATTTATAAAGCAGTCCAGGCAGAAATGCTACTTATAACGTCAGTTAGAATGGTCAAGGCTGCTGCTGACTGAATAAGCGAATATATATGaattaaatctcatttactTTACTAGTTTATATAAGTGTGTCACATAGACTGACTGTTACTTCTGAAAAAAGTTAACAGGAATCACATATTACTTCCAAAAGAGAGGCTTCCA from Hoplias malabaricus isolate fHopMal1 chromosome 8, fHopMal1.hap1, whole genome shotgun sequence includes:
- the btbd6a gene encoding BTB/POZ domain-containing protein 6-A encodes the protein MPSAVLCRSLHHGRIMKCVAFLLLLPDSLKKPRLPACGRAASAKPAEMELQAATGSEEPEKKHSESATNKTENTATEENHYDRVNNNKNNNLNNNVNSGSSNGSLYSPQPTLRERNAQMFNNEHMADVHFIVGPPGSSKKIPAHKYVLAVGSSVFCAMFYGDLAEGDTEIHIPDVEPTAFLILLKYLYSDEIELEADTVLATLYAAKKYLVSPLAQACVHFLETGLEARNACVLLWQSHVFDEPELSRRCWEVIDAQAEVALRCEGFSQIDLSTMESILCRDTLNVKEASVLQAALKWAEAECRRRGLSPTAHNKRSVLGKALYLLRLPAMSLEEFANGPAQSEILTLEETRDLFLWFTAAKKPSLDFPLVARAGLHPQRCRRFQSAAYRSNQWRYRGRCDSVQFAADKRIFLAGICLYGSSGGRAEYGARIELKRQGVLLAQRITSFISDGSSSTFPVWFEYPVQVEPDTFYTVSAVLDGNELSYFGQEGMTEVQCGKVTFQFQCSADSTNGTGVQGGQIPELVFYA